From the Lathyrus oleraceus cultivar Zhongwan6 chromosome 3, CAAS_Psat_ZW6_1.0, whole genome shotgun sequence genome, the window ACATCACAATGGCGCCACTATCAGGGACTGACGTATAGATATTACGAACATATCAATTATTGTTATCTTTTAAGTTTGTATATTTGTTAAAAATACTGTATATATTTACACCTATATTTTATCTTACTTTTTCCTAACATTTGTTGGTTAGAAATTGCAACGCTTTGTGCATGCGAGGTACAAACTCAAGGGAATTAATACCTTTTaatcccgagatcgaaagaacaACCCGGAAGAACAAAAGATGTACAAACAAGCAGAAGAAATtaaccaaacaaaaggaatccACTTATGTGTTATCAACAACTCCTATCATAGAAACCATAGCAGATGAGACTGTTAACGGTCCTTACGCAAGCAGTCCAAGGCGATTGGCTCACCAACAATCTAGCCACTAGACGAACTGAAATGAAAACAGGGTTGCTGCAGATTATTTGCGCTAACCCTTTTGCAGGTTTGGATCATGCAAATCCATACACCCATCTCACAAAGATCTATGAACTGGATGGTACGTTAGGTGCACCCGAAGCTGAAAGGAACCTGATTTCATGAGATTGTTTCCGCACTCCTTGATCGACAAAGAAAATGATTGGTATCTTGACCAACCTACTGAAACCATGACCAATTGGAATGTATTGGAAGATAATTTTCTTAACAGAttatgaaggagaattgcgatccaaaacaCAACGAAAATtaaattttctcctttagtgatccttacgagtgggcatgatcagtgatagaaatccTTACTattgtggcgattgaaacctttgatgcagatctaaggagtgatcactaatgttgaatggtgacaacgcctctactcagtccacatgaacgaattccttcagtctcagtgctagctgctacgactgaaagctttgagtgagtgagtgagtgagagagagagagagagaaacaaaatttcatctAATCAAATGCTTTTgtacaagggttctatttatagaaccacttgtgtggactgcaatctaaaaagcccacttaagtgtatgtggcccatatcttatgatataccaaaatcacttaagcgcgtggtaccttaccatatttcgtattctacttaagtgcactgtaccttacgatgttctacaattcacttaagtgcaccgtaccttacggtgttccttatttactctatctctcatcaatctgtccttttgtgtgtgaccctgtaggttttcgcgacattggcaattatattaaatatcgtatttaacataataaacaatgagcggtatctagcaacacataACTGCTACTCAAGACACGgaaatgtcatgtgatctgacaaatccttttgtgataatacttatgtgtagaattacccttttgcccttatgtctatattaaacacaaggtatagaccgtgtcatccttgtccagttcaatattggccccttagacattcatcctgttacgcaggatgggaaaattccatctaggtcgcccatgtccctcagcatgcttcgtggagtacccatcaactgtctttatggtcatccaattacggacaatgcttgatcatcaataaagcactagactctacatctagggtcaATAGTGGTTTTAGTTCGAAGGGTGATATACATCACTATCACCATGAGAgtaacttatgacactttgcataacattctatatagtattctcatagtgggccaatccagtataaatattactcctaatattcatacctatgtttaagacttgataactccttatccatgatccatgagatgtgatcatcaatctatatacataatagtcttaatactttaatgttatcccacttcacaacaaagctcgactacggatactttaagaatagtgttcttatgtttaatgggatctcatgattaagtcacacttgatacattaaacggactagctattctagggaccttattaaacaaacataataaagaaaaaagccttttattattaattaataattcagtataagtaccaaaagtattggcctctagggcttacaccaacaaattCTTCCCTCACAACCGGTTCATGGATGCTAAAATAGCTATTGCTGCGTTCGTTCAATCTACAAATGAAACTTTATGTGAAGCTTGTGAATGTTACAAATCCATGCTACGTAAATGTCCAAATCATGGTTTTGACAACCCAACACAAATCTACATCTTCCGCAACGGATTGCAGCCACATCCAAAACGCTTACTTGATGCAACATCTGGTGGATCGTTATTAGCAAAAAATGCAGAAGAAGCAGTCTCAATTATCAACTAAATGGCTTTCACCGATCATCAAGTCCAATACAATCGAGGAACCGCACAAAAGAAGTTTGGAATGCTGAAATTATGTACTAACGATGCAATACTAGCACAAAACAAACTACTCACTTAAATTGTAGAAGAATTAATAAAACAGTTGTCCAAATTACCACAACAACTCAAGGAAATGCACGGTTCGGCAAGTGCTCCACAACAAACAGCTTTTTGCGAGTTATGTACGGGAGACCATCAaactggtttttgtcctccaaTCAATGAAGGGTCAATTATATGGGGAATCAACAAAGACCAACACCATATCAAGGCAATCCAAATTATCAACTCGGAAACAACGCAACTACGGTCAAGGTTGGAGACAAGATTATGGGACAACAAGCAGATCAAATCAGTATCAAAACTATCAACACCAGCAAAATTCAAATCAGCCATACATAACATCTAAAATTGAAGATACCTTGCAACAATTCATGCAACAATCTATGGCAAATCGGAAAAACACTGACGCTTCGATCAAAAACCTGGAAACGCAAGTCGGACAAATTGAAAAGAAACTATCGGAGCAACAAGGAGGCACCTTCATAGCCACAACACAACCAAATCCAAAAGAACATTGCAAGGCAATAACAATAAGAAGTGGGAAAATGCTCAATGCAAACGGCGGCGAAAACGAGAAAAAAGAAAGGAGTGTTATTGAAAATAGAGAAGaggaagaaaagaaaagaaaagaaaaggagAAAGAAGGAGCAAACAATAATAAAGGAGAATTATTCGAAAAGGAGCAAGAGAGAGAAAGTGGAGATGAGAACAAAACAAATGAAGGCCAGAAAAATTGGAGAACAAGGGAAGAAAAAGGAAAAATGATAAATCCACCAGTACAAAACCTACCATACCCTTATGGTCAACCAAAAAGGATAAAGAAAGGCAATACGCTTGATTTTTGGATATTTTCAAGCGGTTGCAAATCAATATTCCCTTTGCAGAGGCACTTGAACAAATACCTACGTATGCATGATTCATGAAGGAAATTCTCGCCAAGAAGAGAAGGATTACCAATGAAGAAACAATACATCTTAACGCAAGATGTAGTGTGATCATTCAACGAACACTTCCACAAAGAGAAAAAGATCCAGGAAGAGTCATATTACTTATCACAATTGGAAACGTAAACGTTGGAAAATCATTGATTGACCTTGGCTCAAGTATCAACCTCATTCCACTCTCAGTAATACGAAGAATTGGTGATTTGGATATAAAGAATACTAGGATGACTTTGCAACTAGCTAAAAAATCAGTCATAAGGCCATCAGGTATTGCCGAAGATGTGCTGGTCAAGGTAGATAAGTTTTTATTTCCTAttgattttgttgtcatggatATAGAGGAAGATGATGGTGTGCCACTGATTTTGGGATGTCCATTCATGAAAATCTTACACATGATGATTGACActgatgacggtttaatgaaaGTACATGTTTAAGATGAAGAAGTTACCTTCAACCTCTTTGACTCCATGAAACGTTCCAAAGATAAAGGAGCGTGTTTTCAAGTTGATGCAATTGATGAAGAAATACTAAAAATACAGCAACAAACACACTTGATAACACTATTAGAAAGAGCCCTCATGAATGTTTTAAATGTTGTCAATCCGGAAGAAGAAAAGGAACTCAATAAATGCTTAACAGAACTGGATTCAGCAAAAGAAATACCATCGAAGGAAGCAAAAATTAAGGAATTAAAAGAAGATTCTGAGGAAAAGAACACCAAATTGGAATTGAAATTATTACCGAAtcacttgaagtatgtgttccttgaTGATGAATGCAAGAAATCGGTAATAATTAGCAAACTTTTGGCCAACCATTAAGAAAAGAAGCTTGTCCAAGTTCTTAAGGAGAATCAAGGTGCAATCGGTTGGGTGCTATCAGATTTGAAGGGCATAAGTCCATCAAATTGTATGCACAACATCATGATTTAAGATAATTACAAACCAATTGCCCAACCATAGCGGCGTTTAAATCCAACAATGAAGGATGTCATACGCAAATAGGTAGTCAAGTTGTTAGAAGCAGGTATGATCTATCCAATTTCGGATAATGCTTGGGTAAGTCCTGTGCAAGTCATACCAAAGAAAGGTGGTATGACGGTAATAACAAACGAAAAAATGAGTTGGTTATAACTCGGACGGTAACCATATGGTGTATGTGCATTGATTACAGACGACTCAATCAAGCAACAAGAAAAGATCATTTCCCGCTTCCATTCATGGACCAAATGTCGGATGGATTATCCGAGCAACAATTCTATTGTTCCTTAGACGGATACTCAGGATACAATCAAATCATCATAAACCCCGAGGACCATGAGAAAACATCCTTCACCTGTCCCTTTGGAATATTCACATATCGAAGAATGCCTTTCAGTCTATGCAACGCACCAGCAACATTTCAAAGATGTATGCAAGCCATTTTTTCAGATTTGATCGAAAAATGCGTCGAGGTATTCATGGATGACTTCCCTGTGTTTGGTAAATCATTTGAATTATGCTTGAAAAACTTGGACACTGTATTAAAACGGTGTATGGAGACGAACCTGGTATTAAATTGGGAAAAGTGCAACTTTATGGTGACCGAAGGCATTGTACTAGGATATAAGATTTCAAACAAAGGGATCGAAGTAGATAAAGTCAAGGTTGATGTCATTGAAAAGCTTCCACCACCAACCAACGTCAAGGGAATTCGAAGTTTCCTTCGCCACGCCGGGTTCTATCGACGATTCATCAAGGATTTGTCAAAGATCACAAAACCATTAAGCAGTCTCCCTAACAAAGATAGGtcatttatttttgataaaaatTGTTTAATTGCTTTTGAAAGTCtaaaagaaaaattaattacaGCACCGGTAATCATTGCACCCGATTGGACACTCAATTTTGAACTCATGTGCGATGCAAGTGATTACACGGTCGGGGCTGTTTTAGGACAGAGAAAAACCAAAGTTTTTCATTCTATACACTATGCAAGCAAAGTGTTAAATGATGCACAAGTTAACTATGCAACCACAAAAAAAGAGTTGCTTGCTATAGTGTACACATTAGAAATTTTTTGGTCGTATCTCATACGTTCCAAGATTATTTGTTATACTGACCATGAAACCATCAAGTACTTGATCAATAAACTGGATTCAAAACCAAGAATAATCCGATGGATGCTCCTACTATAAGAATTTGATTTAGAGATCTGTGACAAGAAAGGAACCGAAAATCTGGTCGCGATCATCTATCAACATTGGTGAATCCCGAGATTATAAAAGAAGAAAGAGAGGTATTTGAAGAACTTCCAGATGAAAAATTACTCATGATTGAGGAAAGACCATGGTTTGCGGATCTTACAAATTATAAGGCTTCCAGCCTCATCCCTGAAGATCTCAATTGGCAACAAAAGAATAAATTCTTGCGTGATGCCACTCATTATGTATGGTATGATCCGTATTTATTTAAAATTGGATCTGATAGGTTATTAAGAAGATGTGTTACTAGAGACGAAGCCAAAGGCATCACATGGAATTTCCATAATTCACCATATGCCGGCCACTATAACGGAGAACGAATAGCTTCCAAAGTCCTACAAGCAGGATTCTATTGGCCTTCTCTATTCAAAGATACATATGAACATGCTAAGAAGTGTGATAATTGTCAAAGGGCAGGTGGAATTTCCAAGCAAAATGAAATTCCATTACAAAGTATGTTGGAGGTAGAGGTATTTGATTGTTGGGGGATTGATTTCGTCGGGACTTTTCCTTCGTCTTTCAACAATGAATACATCATAGTGCCGGTTGATTACATATCCAAATGGGTAGAGGCTATTGCGTCACCAAAAGCAGACAAAAAAACAATGGTGAAATTCTTGAAAAGAAACATCTTCATAAGATTTGGTACACCAAGAGTGTTGATTAGTGATGGAGGCTCTCATTTCTGCAACACACAACTTGCAAGAGCTCTTGAACATTATGGCGTCAAACACAAGGTTGCATCACCATATCACCCACAAATGAATGGACAAACGAAAGTATCTAATCGTGAAATAAAGAGA encodes:
- the LOC127131792 gene encoding uncharacterized protein LOC127131792, whose amino-acid sequence is MKEILAKKRRITNEETIHLNARCSVIIQRTLPQREKDPGRVILLITIGNVNVGKSLIDLGSSINLIPLSVIRRIGDLDIKNTRMTLQLAKKSVIRPSGIAEDVLVKVDKFLFPIDFVVMDIEEDDDEEVTFNLFDSMKRSKDKGACFQVDAIDEEILKIQQQTHLITLLERALMNVLNVVNPEEEKELNKCLTELDSAKEIPSKEAKIKELKEDSEEKNTKLELKLLPNHLKYVFLDDECKKSVIISKLLANH